In Oryza glaberrima chromosome 8, OglaRS2, whole genome shotgun sequence, the following are encoded in one genomic region:
- the LOC127781457 gene encoding uncharacterized protein LOC127781457, producing MRQQRGRGVGRGDPGLLTRAVEKVFRLVRLAEFEILFVLFFLIAFVLFKDLMSRPEYNSIFVKKPDLDGRWPGLM from the exons atgcGGCAGCAGCGGGGCAGGGGCGTGGGGCGTGGGGATCCCGGGCTGCTGACGAGGGCGGTGGAGAAGGTGTTCCGCCTCGTCCGCCTCGCCGAGTTCGAGATCCTCTtcgtcctcttcttcctcatcgccTTCGTCCTCTTCAAGGATCTC ATGTCACGACCAGAGTACAACTCGATCTTTGTCAAGAAGCCTGATCTAGATGGGAGATGGCCAGGACTCATGTAA